TTTGAGTAAGCATTACAAAATTCTCATTTGTTTGTCTTTGCTCATGTCTGTGCAACATGGCTTAGTGCACTCAATCTTTATTCTTTCCCAATACTTATATAGTTATCCTCTTAgatggtactccctccgtaaagaatataagagcatttagatgactactttagtgatctaaacgctcttatatttatttacagagggagtacttgctTTGTACCACCTTTGAATAGTTAGCATTGAAGCTGCACGCTAGTATTACTACACTAGgatttactccctccgtttcaaaatagatgacccaactttgtactaactttgtactaaagttagtacaaagttgggtcatctattttagaacggagggagtagttattaCTGAACTAGGATTTAGTTATTGAATGGGACATGAGCTCTCAGGAGTGGAGAAACATGAACACCAGCAGTCCTTGTGGCCGGATTGGATATCCTCCCACCAGCACACACAAAACCATTTGTAGTAAGAAAAATGAGTATGTCTGTGTCTTTCTCCAACCGCCATTATATATAATCCTCCTTTATGACTTTCTATCAACCCGTAGGACATGTCTGACCACCAACGCTACTTGATGGAGGACATGCCAAGGCTGCCATATATTTTATTCTTGTCCATAAATGTGGCGGCGAATGAACATTCCTTTGGAGCCAGCTTATTCCATGTTCTCAGGCTGTGTACTGGTGTAAGAAAGCTGACTCTTGCATTTGATGTCAGTACCAGGCAACTAGAGGTAAAATTACATCCTTAATCTGTTTATCTAATAGTACTTGAGTTACCTGGAAAGTCACAATCTATTCAATATGTACTTCCATTTTTATGCATACTTTGGCTTGGGTTGCCAGTTGCCTCACTCTAGGTGTTGGTTTGCTCTTCAAACTTTGACAAAGTGGCATACTAATTGGGTTTGCTAGCTAGGTAATATGTTGCATTTCGAAAGATCATCTGTCTATTGAAAATCAGAGAAACTAGGAACCTTTCCAGCAAAAAAAATTGACGCTTCCTTCCTCTTGTCTGCTCTACTTTCTCAGAAAATTTAATATCTTATTGAATGTTATTTACCGATGGAGGATCTTTTATAATGGTTCTGTCATTTGACTCCCTCTTCCTGAAGAACAACCATATTTTCTGCAATATATAGGTTGGCCCCAACTAATTTCTAGGTAGTATACTTTTGTTAATGTTGTTGTGTCATACCCCAAAGTATTCAGGTCATAGTTTCATATTTCCAGTTTCACCTCTCTCATTTTACAACATCAAATCATACCAGTTATTCACTTATTCTTATTAAGCCGATATGTTGTTTCAGGCTCAAACTACATGCTCACTGGGTTGCATATGCCATCAGCCACCAAACTGGAAAACTGACGAACTCCTGCTGAGTCACCTCGTAATAATCGAAATCAGTGCCTGGAGAGGAACTGAAAATGAAGTTGCTTTTGTTGAACGGTTGCTTAATTGGGCAACAGTGCTAAAAGAAATGATGATAACTTTCCATCAGTCAGTTACTGAAAGCAACGCCGAGGATCTCTGCCAGACATTACTAAGCTTCTCTAGGCCAGAAACTTGCATGAAATTTTACGTGTACCGTGGCTTGTACGCGAAGGTCCCATATGTTCCTGAAGGCTAAGGCACCTGCTTGTGTCTTGCACTAGTTGCTAATACTCTTTCGGTGTCAACAGCACTCTATGTAAAGATCAAAATCTAGTAGAGCGGTCCAAGATGTTACAATGTCATCAACCTATTTTGCAAGATGTTAGAACTTGCTTCATGTTTCATCTGTTGTACTGCTCACGAATGGAGTTCTCAGAGCTGCTTTCACAAGCCTTTGGTGTGTACAATTCGAATCTTGGCATGCTCAAAAGTTGTAGTGAATTCATCAAGTTATGTCATTTTGGTTATGATTGTGTTATCTGTGGCACTGACTGAATCCCGAGCATTTAAAAATTTGCAAGAAACTGTTCAGTGTGGTTTTGTCTGAAGAAATGACCAGTTGCATGATGTATTTACAAGCAAACTAGTTCGCTTTCATGCTGTTTGGCAGAGCATATCTCATAAGGAATGACGAAGATACTTTCTTGAGTACATGAGCCTTGATTTGAAGGAAAACTAATTTGGAAACAGAGCTATTTTCCCTTGTGCTTGTGAAAAAAAGTAATGTATTTCGGTAGATTTGTTTCTGAGCTTTATCTCTTTTTCTTTTATGATGGATAGGGAAAAGAAAAAAGCAGATATCTCTGAAAAGGAAAAGATAATGCAGCAAGTTGGTCTAGTCGAAGCACCTGCCAGAGATTGCCAGCCGTTTCTTCGACGATCACGTTCGACTCAGAAGTGCAAAATGAAAAGGAATAGCAGAAATAAATGGAAAAACAGAAGGTATCTAGACGTACAATGCAGCACGCAGCAATAACAACAGCATTTGCAGACCGAAGTAGCATACAAGCAAGGAACAAAGCCACGGTCGCCTTTGGTTAAAGATACAAATTAAAGCAGACAAATAGCCGAAAGACATCCATGTGTTTGCAGCACAGATTGCATGTCAAGTACTTAGCTGTTAGCTCAGCTCAGCTCCAGGGCTTTCTATCCTCATCTTGCAGAACGCAATCATCCACTCATCTCCAGAGCTTCCACGCAAGGCACTTGGCTTACTCGACCGCCACCTTCAGGTAAACCAGTCTTTAAAAAAAAACATGATTGATTTGTCGATGAGGCTGATCTATAGCTACTTAATTGGTTGTTGTAATGTTGATCTTGTTTGTTTTGTTCCTGGGTTCAGATTTGATACTCAGACAGATCATGGATAAAGCACCGTATTCTGATTGCACCCCCGCTGCGTTGGCAAACTTCGATAAGTTCATGGGACGGCAGATGTTGCAAGTGAATGCTCTCCTGGTGGAGAAAACCATCCTGATGGGAATCATGGTCGGGATAGGCGCCTACGGCCATCGCTACCGTCACCATCCATTGACCCGCTACCTCTTCCTCGGTGCCACCATATTGTTCTTGCCCATCATCTCCTATATTGCCTCTGTCACTGATGTTCAGTATATCGTCGTTGTTCTGGCTCCTTATAATATCATAGCCACAGGGAATTGTGATCCAAGTATTCATCCCGGCCTGGTCTTAGTATGGATTTCCTTTGTTATGATTGTTGGCATCAATACAACCACAATAGTTGCCGCCCATGCTAGAGAAGGTCGAAGCATTGCGCCCCCTGCAGTACTGATGGTGCAAGCAATATGGACTACCTACCTTGGGGTCAACATCATGCAAGGTCCAAATCGAAGTTTGTCATCCCTAGAAGATATAAAACAATATGTCACCTCGGCGTCTGTTCTTGCCATTTTTGCACCATTTGCTCTTATCATTGCCAAAATATTTGTCAAGTATTATGCATGGTACGGTGCAAGACAATCCTTTGCGTTTGGACACAATCCTCGTCTTATTGTTGGATTCATGGAGCAGCTACCAGATAGAAGTCAGCATGCCGAGGAAGTCATTGAAAATATGCTGCCTCCTCTTATAGTCACAGGAGAGGACACATTGTTGGTAGAGAAGAACCCTCATGGTTACACTTTTAGTGGAGGTGATGGGACAGGGATGAACAACAATGGCTTAGTGACCATTCACAAAGTCTGGGAGTCAGATGACATCTTTCACAAGTCAACGGCACAACTCAAGGATCTATGTTTTTCATTTGCATTGTTCAAGCTGCTAAGGTGTCGTTTCGCAAAAGACACCGCCACTGAAACTGTCTTCATGAAGGCCCGCAACTTCTTATGGCATCTGCTGGCCGAGGATAGGGATGGTGGATGGGTACTTGGGTTGATTGCATATGAGCTTTCCTTTCTACATGACTATTATTATTCCTCCCTTCCAACCTCATACTCCAAGAGTTGGCTGCCCATCTTGAGCATTGGTTATTGTTTATTGGCCGCAATTATTCTGAAGTAAGTTTACCCTACTATTGGAGTGACATGGGTGCACGCCAGATAAGTTGTCGTGTCCAGTGCAAGTGGGATCCTAGTGGAGTTGGTTCTGAGATGCTTTTCGGAAATTTATTGTTTGATTTGTTGCCATTGTTCTCATTAGCTGCATTAGTCGTGCTCTGTGAGGTGAGGGTTATTGCATCCTACATCTGCTCAGACTGGACTAAAGTGGCCTTAATGTGCCGCTATGTAAGCCATGCTTCTTGGCGTGGATATCCTACATTGCGAAAAGGGACTGGCCTATTATTACAACACAGATGCAAGCTAGTGAAGCCTTGGCAGGACAAAATGAATCAGTGCTCAGTCCTGGTGCTCAGTCACAGAAAAGCGCCGGTGGCTCTTGTTGAGCGTCTCGTTCCTCTTCCTGAGCCAAAGAAGAACGTCGACACGCCAAGAGAGGTGAAGACTGCCATTGCCAACACATTAAGAAGCAGCATGGGAGACCTCAGAAATGGCATGAGATGTTTGCAACTCGGCGTGCAAGTCGGGGACAACCTCCTCCGGGCATGAAGCACCAAAGGTACATCTGACGCCTTACTTTCATGGCACATCACCACAAGCATCTTTGAGGTGAGGCACTCACAATCATCACCAGCCTCTGACCACAAGATTGTTGCCACCCACTTTTCACGCTACTATGCCTACTTGGTGGCATATTGTCCTGAGCTACTTCCCGATGACTATGCGTGGAGCAAGAGCCTTTACAAGGCCACCAAGGAAGACGCTGAGCGTGTCCTTGCCGGTCGTGTCGCCAAGTCGACGCCTGAACTAGAATATCAGCAGTTGGTTGAGTTGCTGAGTGCAAGGTCGAAGCATGAGGTGCTCAAGAATGGTGTAAAGCTTGGCAAACAAATGGTGAGGTGGATTGAAGGAGAGGACGAGGGATGGACGATTCTGGCTGGATTTTGGTGTGAGATGCTCCTGTATATTGCTCCGTCAGATAACCTGGATGGGCATGCGGAGGCAATTGCCCGGGGTGGCGAGCTGATTACACTCCTGTGGGCACTACTCACCCATGTTGGGGTTGTCAGTAGGCCTGAGGCCGCCCGTGCCAGTATTCGTGTTTCTGATATTGCTTAAGTACTAGGCCAGTGTTGTTCCAAGCCTAGTCTGTTTTGTGCCGCGTTTCAGTTACTGCCATTTGATTTTGTTCTTGAGTGATTGATGTATTTGCCGTTGTAACGATCTGTGTTGCATTGCACCTTCTTTGTTAGCTGCTTCTCCGAACATATCTTCATGATTAGAACATACCAATAGACCATTGACAGTTATCTGAATTAATATGATTGAAACAAATCAATCGAGTTCTtcccttcatttgttatttttgaaagAAAGAAATGCAGCACAAAATGTGACTCTGAGGGTTCTCTACACTTCAGGTTTGCTGCGCATGGTGGTTATCTCTTGCAGTTGTCTCTGACGTTCCTTTCCCTGGAGGTTCTCTTCTCTGAAGAATCTTTGCTGGTAGTAGTATAACATATTTTGGATGTAAAGCACTAACAAACATGAAAGAGGCAATTGGTTTGGTATGTTTATCCACATAACACACAAGTACTACAATGGGTTGGCCTCTTTCCCTCCGTCAAAAAGAACTCTACTTATTTCACCTGTTATGCATCTTATGTTTTCTGATTagggtttttttttttgaaaaggggggTCTCCCGACCTCTGCATCAGAGTGATGCATACGGCCAACTTATTAACCAAATAAAAAGGTTCCAACAAGGTTCCAAAATCTCGAACTGTAAAAACTAAAAAGAAAGCTCACACAGAGCCATAATGGGTTAGAAACACAAACTAGCCAAGATAagacgccacaaccggctggctaaagatagataggtaaacttattgcctatcctattacatgaccgccatccctATATGTGTGCTTCAACAACCTGTGCTGCAGTGCTCTCCagtttttttttgcgagaaaacttTCAATCTGTTCATCTTCTATCATGGCAGTACAATgaacactagaaataataaaaattacatccagatccgtagaccacctagcgacgactacaatcACTGAAGCGAgtcgaaggcgcgccgccgtcatcacccctccctcgccggagtcgggcacaacttgttgtagtagacagtcgggaagtcgtcgtgctaaggccccgtaggaccagcgcaccagaacatcAACCGTCGCTGATGAAGAATAACGTAGATCGAAAGGATCCAACCGGAAGACACATGAACATAGACGAACCACAActagatccgagcaaatccactgaggatagatccgccggagacacacctccacacgcccaccaacgatGCTAGACACACCACCGGAACGGGGactaggcggggagacctttattccatcttcagggagccgccgccgtctcgtctATCTGAataggacacaaaccctaacaaatcttgAAGGAAGCAGTGCTCTCCAGTTATTCAACAAAGCTTCAAAGGTAAGCTCCTTATCTTGCTTCTTGCTATAACTTTTTGGCGGCGATATAACAATTTACACGCTGAAAGATTGgaaaccatccaaacaaagattGGAAGGAGTTTTagcaaggtactccctccgtttctttttacttcgcatataagatttgtcttAAGTCAAACGCAGTAAAGTTTGACTAGGATCGTATGAAaaatatcaacattcacaatataAATGTAAGGAAAGGTTGTGTACAATAGATccaaagtggtcggacccttcTCCGGACCCGGAGATGTTTGTGCAGAAACATCACCATTGTTACTGACGCGTGTTGCAGCAGCACCCTGCCATTTGCAACACTGTCATTATTGCAGAGCCGGTCGCGATGGCTTCCATGGCGCATGGACGGGCGAGCTCGGGCTCGGGAATGGGCGCAAAGGGAGAGGATGGAAAACATGGAGAGGAGAGACTGGAGGGCAACACGGATCTTGCGGGAGACCCCGAGGAAGGGCGCGGCCGCTTTCGGGTGGAGCGCGCCGTGACGGCGGAGGAAGCGCGTGGAGGAGATGAAGAGGCAGAAGGAGGTGCAAGCCACGGCGACGCGCACGAGCGATGATGGGCTTGACAGGCAGAGCAGATCTCATCCACGACATCGGCAGACGGATTTTTTGTCCAAAAGGACCCCCGGCCAACAGAATTGTCAAAAAGGACTACCCGTGGATATATTTGACAAAAAGGACCCCCTGGGCCGTGGCGGCAGGCGCGGCAGGCGACACGTGGCACCTGCCGCCACAGCAGGAGACGGCCGCGCGGGGTATAACGGATTAGGTACAGCAGCAGTAGCCGGGACGTAACGGGCTAGGCCTGGTGTGCCATGCCGCCACCGGGCGAGGCGGCGAGCGCTGCGGCTGCCCCTCCCTGGCCGACACTGCGGTAGGTGAGTTCTAGCTCGTTCTGCCGACAATACAGTGCTCCTCTTCTTTTTATACGTACAACCGCGGCTGCGCATACACTCTCTTGAATAACTCTGGTTGCCTTCACCGCCTCTCTGCTCTCTCTAAGTCTACAAGAATACACAGAAGGAAAAACTTGGTAGCCACTTTCACTCGTGATTTTGGCCGATTTAGAGTTGGTTTTCGAAGATGGTGAAGTTGAAGAAAAGATAGATTAAGGTAAGATCTATCCATTTTTGTTGGTTTCGTTTGCATGCATGATGTTTTTGTTCTGTTTGATTAGTTCCTAAGTGTGTATTCTATGTTGTTTTAGGCATTATTTCAGCACTTGGAGGCATCATTTGGAGTTTCTGGAGTAGGATCTGCCGTGCAAAGTGAAGTATGAAGGGGGAGATCACGGTATGAGCTTTGCAATACATGGATTTTTTTGTGCATGCACGGTGGTAATTAGTTAGTTATTTAGCTCGTCATTAGCTATGGGATGTTAGTGCTTAGAGGTTAGGAAAAATTTCAGACGACAGATACAACATTTATACTATTATTTTGAGAAGAGTAGGTTGAAGATGTTGTATCAATGTTAGCTGCGTCCATTAGTATTGACATGCGAGAAGCTCTTAATACGGTAATTAAGAAAAAATTGCACTGTAATTGTTCATTGCATGTGGTATGTTATTTCATGTGGTATGTTTATTAATaagtctatggttaggaaaccgtaggTCTACTTTGTTATGTCGCAATAATCTAAATTTTATATGTTAAGATTAGGTGCTAATGTACTTAATGATGTATGTAATTAGGTAAAATAATTCATCTTAGTAGCAAACAAGGAGGAGATGACGTGATTGAAGAAATTGTGTTTCCATCTTCGCTGTCCCTTTTGAGGTGATGACCACATACATGCAAGTGCTATTTTCATACTTTTGATAGCAGAAAGAAAAATCCGTGTGTAATATTGATGTTCATGTGATAATAGGTTGACTCCGTTCATATATTACTGGTGACGGATATTTATTCGAACTATTTGGACGCTTAACTGCATACGCAAGCACATCCATATTGGAGCTAAGGTATAAAATGATGCCGTAattttgttaatattttttataTTGATGTACTGTTGTGAATAATGTGCATGCCGCTGCAAATATTATTATTTGTAAATAAATTATTTTTATCGTATGATATGAAAAATTATATAAAGCCGGAAGAAATTAAATGTTTTACTCATATGATATTAAAATGTTATTATCGTACTATTATGTTTAGTGGTTGTTTGGATAGCGAGTAATTACCCTCGGTTTTGTCATAACCTGTTGTAAGAAAATTTTGTAGAAAACCATTTTTTACTAATAGTCGTTTTTCCAAAAGCTCAGTTTTTGCATGTTACGAGAACCAGTTTAGGATATTTTTGGGGTAGTTAGAGAAAAGCAAACAGAGTTTTAGTTTGTTACGCTCGTAGACGAGTTTGAGAAAAAATAGATCTTTAAATACCCGTTAACCAAACAACCCCTTAAAGTCTAAGCAAATGATTCTAAAAACAAACCGAATATTTGTAACGAAAATACGGTTATTATTTTAGTCGTATAATATGTAAATGTTGTCATCGTTACTAAATGTTCAGCTACTAATTATTTGAAATGTAAACATGTATGTTGGTTAGGTACTATGGAAAATTTAGTAGTGTACTATTGGAACGTCTTACGCGACGGTCCTTTCGGGGTGGATGTGTCCTTCTACGAGTCGACTACAGTTGTAGTGAGAGACATGGTCAACGTGGGTTACGCAGCAGTTAGAAGGTGCATCCGAGCGGTGTTTGGCCCAGGGATGCAGGGGGAAAAATGACAATGGAGACCTTCGTCGTTGACGGAGGAAATGATGGGACAGTTGCCCGTTGGAGTTTGCGGCCTGTCACAGGTGATCAGTCGTGGGGGTCGTACATGAGGTTTGCAAGCAATCCCAATAACTCAATGTATGGTCAGCTGATGGTGTATGTGGAGTTCATTTCAGTCACTGATGTTGCCGGATGCAGTAGCAGGGGTGGTGAGGTCGAGTTGGCCATCACATCAGCCCCTAGCGTCGGCCCATCGGAACCGACGGGCGGCTAGCCTGTGTATGACACATGATATTGGTCTGCGGCCGAACACGTGGAGGGATTGCCGGAGGCGCTAGATGATGATGATCATTCTTCTGCGTCTTCCGAGTCAAGCAAAGAAGAAGATGTTCCTCCTCAGAGGGCGGTCGCGGCGGCACTGCAACCTGGGTTTTTACAGGATATGAGCATCACCAATTAATTTCACTCTGCTTCTGGCCTAGGAGCGGGGAGCCTGGAGGTTCGGCAAGTTTTCCCAGACAAGAAGTCTGCTTACCAGGCAATGGGTAGCTATGCAATCGGCATCCACCGCCAGCATAGAGTGAAGCAGTCTGATAAAACAGAGTTGAAGGTCATATGCATCCACACCGTGAAAGGTTGCCGCGGAAGAGTTCTCGCTAGACTGAAGCCTGGGGTATGTCAGTCATGGCATATCACAAAAATAGTGGAGCATACCTGTGAGCAAACTGGGACTCTTTCAAATCACTGCAATGTGAAAGCAAGATATGTGGCACAGACGATGGAAACGATTGTGCAGGGAAGTCTCAACATTAGTGTTAGGGCTCTACAAAAAGATGCAGAAGATCAAATTGGCTTCCCTGTCAGCTACAGCAAGGCTAGGCGTGCAAAGGAAAATATATTCAAGAACTTGTATGGTACCTATAAGGAGGCCTATTCTTATGCCCCCAGAATGCTTCATCAGATAGCAAGTGCTAATAGGGGGACTCAAGTTTGGCGGAGAGAACGTCCAAACCCAATGAACCCAGGTGAGCTAATCCTGGACCGCTTATTCTGGGCATTCACCCAGACTATACAAGCCTTTAGGCACTGTCGCCCGGTATTATCAGTTGATGGTACCTTTCTCACTGGAAAGTACAAGGGCACACTATTGGTGGCAATTGCAGCGGATGCAAATAATCAGCTTCTTCCTATTGCATATGCACTGGTCGAGAGCGAGAACAAAGATAGCTGGTTGTGGTTCCTGAGCTGCGTGAAGATGGGTGCCGTGAAAGAGTGTGAAGGTGTTTGCATCATCTCTGATCGCAACACTGAATTATTAAGCGCTCTTGACATAATTAAGGCGTCGGAAGAAGAGTGGGGCTGGCCCGATCTAGAGGGAAGGTGGTGCATGAGGCATTTGGCAGCAAACTTTTACTCCAAATTCAAAAACAAGAATTGGTTCAAGTTATTCAAGAGGATGTGCATGCAAAAAACTGAAGCCAAAATGAATGCGATCTGGGTAGGTATCAATAGTGAGATCGAACGCGCGGCCTTGCCGCAGTGAGAAGACCGGAAGGGTCGTAGGACGCCCATAAATTTGAGCCAGTGGATCTGCAAGAATTACCCTCATTTGGACAAGTGGGCGCAGGCTCACAACACCGGGGCTCGGTATGGAATAATGACTAGCAACATGCCAGAGGTGTACAATGGTGTTCTTAAAGGGGTGCGAGCACTGCCTATCACAACCCTAATTGAAGAAACTTGGAACCGGACCCTGTCATACTTTGCAGATAGGGTCACCGTCGCCAAAGCACAAGTTGAATTGAACAAGCCATAGTCCGAGAAGATGCAAAGACATTTGGACGAGAAAGCAAAGAAGTCCCAAAGTCATGGTTGCAGGAAAGTGGACGCACTTAGGAATAAGTGGGAGGTCAATGTGCGAGCCAAGTACGTTAAGGGTCACAACAGAGGATCAAAAAAGCAAGCTGTCATCCTCGTCCCAACGTCTTGTGAGTGCACTTGTAACAAGCCCAAGCTTGAGGGCTACCCTTGCAGTCATGTGCTCCGGGCGGCTGTTGATCAAAAAATCAGTGTCAAGCCATACATATCGCCGTACTTCAACATGTACAATCTGTACAACACTTGGAACGGTGAGTTCTGGGCTTGGGGCATTGATATGAACTACAAAATGTTGTGGCGAGATGGGCCGAAATAGGTTCCGAACGCCGATTTGATGAGAACCGCAAAGGGACGACGTCAGTCTAGGCGTCATCGCAATGACATGGACCATAGCCAGATGGGAGAACCAAGGCGATGCCGCGTTTGCAAGTGTCCTGGACATTCACGCAGAGAATGCCCGTATCGAGCCAACAACACCGCATGATGTTGATATATCTGTACTCGCTATGGCTATTTATATTTCTACTCGTTATGTGTACTTATATTAAATTTAAATTGAATTTCTTTGTATTATTGTACTCGTGATGTTAACTTCAAATAATTAATGTAAATTGTATCTTtttgtattttttaagttaaTTTTGATTTGCATTTGTATTTGTGTCTTTCTCATAATTTATATTTGTATGTTTGTGTGCAGGTTATGGCTGAAGTGCCAGTGCTTTTGCAGGGGCCCCATGACGCCGGCCACCGTTGCCACCTATTTTTGAACCCAAATACTAAGCATGATTATCGGCCTTTCGGACTTTGAACCATAAAGAAAACATGGCCAATACACAATTATTTCCTTGCTCATCTTGACGCTTATGGACTACAAGGTTTTGCTAGGCTCACATCATGCGATGACCAATTACGTTCAGACCCATCCCTTTTGATATCCCTCGTTGACAGGTGGAGACCTGAAACCCACACCTTTCACTTTCGTTTTGGGGAGCTTGCACCTACACTGAAAGATGTTTCTATGATCACTGCTCTACCAATTAGAGGTGAGCCGTTAGTCTCTCCACGAGTGTCTCCATCTTGGGCATTAGATATAACAGCCCGTCTTGGGATGGCAATGCCAGAATCACAACGTTCTGGTGGCCCTCGGGGCATCCCACTCGTCTGGCTTCGTGATAACTTTCGTATTTTATCTAGCTTCGCCAATGAGGAGACGAGAAAAAGACATATGTTTGCGTATTTGTTGTGGCTCCTCAGAACTCTGTTTCCAAATTCACACGGAGACATAGTTCTCCCTGGTCTCATCTACATTGCAGAGAATATGGTAGATGAACCTTTACCCGAGCAGCCAAAATACAGCTTCGATTCTGCCATGCTATGTCATACATATAGAGGCTTGTGTGATGCCACACAAAAAACCTCTTTCGCACAAAAAGCTCCATTACTTTGTGTCGCCTACGAGTTTCTACAGTTGTGGTCCTGAGAATACCTCCCTGTAGGACGACCTCGTATAGTAAATCCCGTACACCCATACGACTTTAGCGAGGGCAGCAGTGCAACTATGGCCACCAGGTGGACAAAGGCACGAAAACGTTGGTCTCCAGATATTGCGAAAAATTGTTACCCTATGTACCACCAGCAGTTTGAGATACTTGATGAGGCAGAAGGCACATGGAACCCGTGGACTCAGGACCAGATACAAATGGTCTTTGATATTCGACCCATCACATCAGGCATCTTGAGCGATAGTGCATTCTGGCTGACTCACTGCAACTTATTGTTCCTGTGGTGTGTTGAGCCTTACAACCCAGAGCGTGTAATGAGACAGTTCGGTCTTTATCAAGAGATTCCACCACCTTTTCCAAGACGTATCGATGAGGAAACCCATAAGTAAGATGTGACCTCCCTAAATAGTTAGCGTCTTTTTTAATTTACTAAACTCACACTTTGTTACATAATTTGCAGGCTGACCAATATGGGCAGGGGTTGGAGTTTATACGATTGGAGGGAACACAACATTCAATGGGTACACAAGTGGGAAAATGAAGCGCTAGCAGATATAGTGCATGAACTTAggtatattt
The Aegilops tauschii subsp. strangulata cultivar AL8/78 chromosome 3, Aet v6.0, whole genome shotgun sequence genome window above contains:
- the LOC109770427 gene encoding uncharacterized protein; this translates as MGSYAIGIHRQHRVKQSDKTELKVICIHTVKGCRGRVLARLKPGVCQSWHITKIVEHTCEQTGTLSNHCNVKARYVAQTMETIVQGSLNISVRALQKDAEDQIGFPVSYSKARRAKENIFKNLYGTYKEAYSYAPRMLHQIASANRGTQVWRRERPNPMNPGELILDRLFWAFTQTIQAFRHCRPVLSVDGTFLTGKYKGTLLVAIAADANNQLLPIAYALVESENKDSWLWFLSCVKMGAVKECEGVCIISDRNTELLSALDIIKASEEEWGWPDLEGRWCMRHLAANFYSKFKNKNWFKLFKRMCMQKTEAKMNAIWVGINSEIERAALPQ